Below is a window of Populus alba chromosome 2, ASM523922v2, whole genome shotgun sequence DNA.
aagaaaaactaGGTTTCTTACTTACCTCTCCAGCCGAATCTCCCCTTCTCTTCCTGTGTCCCTCTTGCTTTCTTCAGTCTTCTTCAATCTCCAGCTAGCAGCAGACCTGCCGGCAGCAAGCCAGCAACACCAGCAGCAAGCCAGCAAGTCTGCACCTAAGGTTGGTTTATTCTGGTTTCTAACTTACCTTCTATATTATAACCAAGACTAATGCATTAGTCTTTTATTATGTTGTATTGATTCATAAATGCTACAATAATTCTTTATTTCTGCATAAATTAAACAGGTTATGCATTATTCTTGGCTATAATATAgaatttatttgagataatttcaGCTCGATCATTTGTTATGTCATGCCTTCATCggataaaacaaagaaaaaaaaggtctcATCGGCTTCCTTCATAGCTTTCAGCTgatgtttaatttgaattaaagcaGCCATGTTGGTTTTTGCCTATCGTTAAATAGATTTGAAGTTCTCATTGAAATTGCGGGTCAAATAAGTAAAGACAatcgcattttttttttctggtaaaaAAATGCTATTTCTGTTCTTCTGAAGATAATCATTTTAGAACTCAAAGACTTGGTTCCTTTGtttgcatttctttttcttctgctataacttctttttttcaatgtcaAGCAGGGTTGTTAATGAAAAGTGTTCCACTGTGCTCTAGCTATTGACTAAATGCTTATGCTGCCATGAGTATAAGGTGGCCTAGGCTTCTAACACCAACACAACTCTCTCAAATTTTGAGGAGCCAGAAAAATCCATTAACGGCGTTGCAGATTTTCAAGGATGCAAAAGACAAATACCCCAGCTATCACCACAATGGTCCTGTGTATGCCACCATGATCAGCATCCTTGGAAACTCAGACCGAATTGCTGAGATGAAAGAGGTTATTGATCAGATGCGCGATGATTCCTGTGAGTGCAAAGATTCAGTCTTTGTTACTGCAATCAAGACCTATGCGAGTGCAGGCCAAATAAGTGAAGCTGTCTCACTCTTCAAGAATATTCCAAAATTCAACTGTGTAAATTGGACTGAATCTTTCAATACCCTTTTGCAAATATTGGTGAAGGAATCAAAACTTGAAACAGCTCACCGTTTTTTCTTGGAGAACTCATGTGGGTGGGAAGTGAAATCTCGCATTCGTGCCTTAAACCTGCTATTGGATGTTCTTTGTCAACGTAATCGCTCTGACCTTGCATTGCAAGTCTTCCAAGAGATGGATTATCAGGGTTGCTATCCGAATAGGGATAGTTATCGAATTCTTATGAGGGGGTTGTGTGAAGATGGAAGGCTAAACGAGGCCACACATTTGTTATACTCAATGTTTTGGAGGATCTCTCAAAAGGGAAGCGGAGAGGATATCGTAGTATATAGAACCCTTTTGGATGCTTTATGTGATAATGGGCAGGTTGAAGAAGCTTTGGAAATCCTTGGTAAGATATTAAGGAAGGGGCTGAAGGCACCTAAGCGATACCGCCACCGTCTTGATCTTAGTCAGTGCAATAATTGTGAAGATATAGAAGCCACAAAGCTTTTGATTAATGAAGCGCTAATCAGAGGCGGAGTTCCCAGTTTGGCTAGTTATACAGCGATGGCTGTTGATCTTTACTGTGAAGGCAAGACTGGTCAGGCTGATAAAGTGCTAGATGAAACTCAAGAGAGAGGCTATAGGCCATCACTTAGGACTTATGAAGCGAAGGTCACCGCATTGTGTAGACAAGGTAGGAGTGGTGAAGCCATTAATGTAATTGAAAGGGAGATGGTAGAGAGAAATAGTGTTCCAAATGTAAGATTGTATAATGTCTTATTGAAAGGCTTATGTGATGCAGGGAATTCAGCAATCGCTGTTAGTTATTTGAAAAGGATGGCTAAGCAGGTGGGTTGTGTTGCCAATCAGGAAACTTACGGCATTTTAGTGGATGGGTTGTGTCGAGATGGTAGATTTGTTGAAGCAAGTAAGGTTTTGGAAGAGatgttaattaaatcattttggCCACCAGCTGACACCTACAATATCCTTATAAGGGGTCTTTCCTCCATGGGCAGGCAATATGAAGCTGTCATGTGGTTAGAGGAGATGGTCAGCCAGGATAAGTTACCAGAACTTTATGTTTGGAGATCCTTGGTAACTTCTGTTTGTTGTAATATGGTTGCTGTAGATGTTAGCTGTGAGACATTTAATCAGCTTATCAGTTCATAGCGCATGTAAGAGCAACTATCATACATGAAGTTTGTCCTATTAGATGTCCACGCTGATATTCTCCGTCTCTCTTCACAAATTAGAGTTCGAGTAGTGATGCAGGATGTTTGAAGGGAAATATAttttccttagtttttttttttatttagtttagaaaattaaaaatctctataaataattatagaaaattaaatattatatttgataattttatttctcgACTTAGTTTAAAAATCTCTAAAATAattctataattatttattgagattttttttttctttttaagataaaCTTGGAATtggaatgaataaaaatatttatgttgtatttcattaatttatcatATAGAATAAAttcaatagtaaaaatataaagtgggtttttttgttgttaagacCCTTTTCACGAaaatttgtcttcttctttttttgcttccTTTTGTTTAGGTTCAGTTGTGCATGGGTGGTTAGTTTTTATTTAGTAATACTGATGGGTGTAGTTTAATTGAtcagattttgaatttgttttttcagaaAGTACTAGCTTGAGTCTCATAAATCTTAGGATCACTAAAagtttatatggtcgttaactttagagCTCATGGGATTTTTTTAAGGATGTATAAATTGACTAAAACAATcatattaatcttttttaaaaaatgtggaATAAGGTGTCTTTAGGTAATGAAGgtgtaaattcttttttattcggTTAGAATAACTTATATaccttttatcatttaaaaaaaaataagtggaataaatttcattttattcataATCTTGGGtcattctgaattttttattcaaatcccGACCAAGATGTTTCTGCTTTGTTCCATCTATTTTGttctggtttgtttttttttttaaattcgagTATGCATGATTTGTAGAGTACTTGTTTCAACTACATCTTCCTAGTTAATCTACATTATTTTTGCTTAGATTGGCCGCGAATAGTTACTATGATAGAtaactattttcattaatttttttattgtttctcttCACATTTCTCTAATTAAGTTTCTGTAATTCTTTGTTGTAAATGAAATTGTTGTGTGGGATTTTCTTATGTGAAAGGCTgctttttggattttattttgtgtttcatTGCTAATACCCGATAGATATGTtggctttgtttatttttatgttttaaaagtatttaaaaaaattaattttttttattttaaattaattttttttttagattattttgatgtactgatatcaaaaataatttttaaaaaataaaaaaaatattattttaatatattttctaataaaaaatatttttaaaaaataaccacaaccacaTAGATatctgtttggcattgcggccaaaccggcttttcaccaaaattcaaatttttttttttttttgctaaaattgagtacggtttgtactttttggatcgttttgatgtgctaatatcaaaaatgatttttaaaaaataaaaaaacattattggcatgcttttcggcacgaaaagctatttgaaaagcaaccgctaccacactcccaaacaccctaaTGTCTAAAAGGTCAAGTTTAGGAAAATAATGTATTTCTTTTAACGTATCGGGTTTACTACTCTTTCAAGTTAGGACTTAGGCAACAGGAAATAGGGGAACTTCTTGGAACATAGCTGGACTCTtataattgaaagtttatttggACTTTTTATTGTTCATAAATAAGGGATACCTTTGCGAAgactttttatatgtttgatgTATTAGACATTGGTCATTTCACTTCGACTCTTATATAAATGATATAATTGAGT
It encodes the following:
- the LOC118063456 gene encoding pentatricopeptide repeat-containing protein At1g05600, encoding MSIRWPRLLTPTQLSQILRSQKNPLTALQIFKDAKDKYPSYHHNGPVYATMISILGNSDRIAEMKEVIDQMRDDSCECKDSVFVTAIKTYASAGQISEAVSLFKNIPKFNCVNWTESFNTLLQILVKESKLETAHRFFLENSCGWEVKSRIRALNLLLDVLCQRNRSDLALQVFQEMDYQGCYPNRDSYRILMRGLCEDGRLNEATHLLYSMFWRISQKGSGEDIVVYRTLLDALCDNGQVEEALEILGKILRKGLKAPKRYRHRLDLSQCNNCEDIEATKLLINEALIRGGVPSLASYTAMAVDLYCEGKTGQADKVLDETQERGYRPSLRTYEAKVTALCRQGRSGEAINVIEREMVERNSVPNVRLYNVLLKGLCDAGNSAIAVSYLKRMAKQVGCVANQETYGILVDGLCRDGRFVEASKVLEEMLIKSFWPPADTYNILIRGLSSMGRQYEAVMWLEEMVSQDKLPELYVWRSLVTSVCCNMVAVDVSCETFNQLISS